The genomic interval AGCCACTCTTGCTTTGGCTTGCTACTCGTCAACCCATACTATGCATTTGTCAGCGCTCTTTTTGTTGGGTTTTTAGGTTTCCTAAATATATTGGGGATACGGGAATCTGTAAGGCTGAACAAGCTGTTCGTGGCGCTCGACTTGGCAACGCTGTTTTTGGTTCTAGGCGTCGGCGGAAGCATATACTTCTTTTTCAATGGCTTTTCATGGAAACCTCCCAGCATTGGTCAAGATGTGCCTGTGGGGAACTTCCTCTACGCAGTCACGATTGCCATGGCTTCATACGTTGGTGTCGAGGCAATATCCCAGGCTGCAGAGGAAACAAGTAACGCTAGTAAAACTGTTCCAAAAGCGACATACCTCACGGTCTCCTTGACACTACTAGTGGCTCTTGCAGGAGCATTCTTCATTGCATCAAGCCCAGTCAACAATGATGAAGCGCTTCACCCATTTGCTGGGCTAGCCCTAAAGGTTCCCATCATAGGGACGTGGCTTGCCCTCTGGGTAGGTTTAATGGGGTTCCTGATTAACCTTGCCTCAGCGAACTCTGGGGTAATAGGTGTAAGTAGAGTGGCATACTCGATGGCCCGGACGGGACTTCTACCAGAAGGTTTTAGGAGAATTAGTCGAAGAGGGGTTCCATATATCTCGATAGCTGTTTTCACCATTATAGCTACAGGACTAATAATCGTGAATGGTTTCTCTACTAGCTTGCACCTCCTAGAGCTTATTGCCTCACTTTATAATTTCGGCGCCATAGTTGCATATATCTACGCCTCGATTAGCCTAGTGAAGCTGTCAGCAAATAAGCAAGAGAAGCTTCTCGGCATCCTCGCTACAGTCGCCTGCATATTTATGCTGACACTCCTCGTGTTTTTACACCCGGAGGGAAGAATCTTGGCCTTGCTATGGTTCTTGGTAGGTCTTACCCTATACTTTCTTAAAGATCAACCTGTCCACAAATAATGTCTTCCTGCAAGTAATTTCTAAAAGTACATGAATAAGGAAACATTCAAGACAATTATGGCCTTTTTCCGTCTCTTAACTATTTCGAAAGCAAAGTTATTGGTAAGGTTCTCTTTTTAAATAAGAATTCTTCAAAAACAACACTTATAAGTTTGAGTTGACATTGTTCTAATGTTGGTGAAAAAACTTGGTTAAATACCGTGTTATTGTTGATAGAAATGCTTGCATAGCTTGTGGTGCCGCTCCTGCCGCGTGCCCAGAAGTATTCGAGCTTGGCTCCGACAACGGG from Thermofilum adornatum carries:
- a CDS encoding APC family permease is translated as MGIRESVRLNKLFVALDLATLFLVLGVGGSIYFFFNGFSWKPPSIGQDVPVGNFLYAVTIAMASYVGVEAISQAAEETSNASKTVPKATYLTVSLTLLVALAGAFFIASSPVNNDEALHPFAGLALKVPIIGTWLALWVGLMGFLINLASANSGVIGVSRVAYSMARTGLLPEGFRRISRRGVPYISIAVFTIIATGLIIVNGFSTSLHLLELIASLYNFGAIVAYIYASISLVKLSANKQEKLLGILATVACIFMLTLLVFLHPEGRILALLWFLVGLTLYFLKDQPVHK